ATATGGATACTCTTTTAATATTGACTTTACAAACTTTTTCTCTTTTTCTTCATATTCATCACTACTCTCATCTATTTCAAATGAATTTACTATTAGAATATTCCTTGTACTTAATTCACTATTTAGCTCGCTTTTATTAAATAAGAGAAATTGATTATCTCCATTGTCTTTTATATAAAAATCTTCCTCTGTAAACTTATTGAGAAGTTTTGTCTGTAATTGCTCATCATTAGTTATTAAAGTGAATATATCCATTACAAATTTTTCACATAAGTATCTCTACACAAATCTTTTATCTAAACTGCCTCGTTCTGGAAATCTGCCTAAATGAATTTTATCTTTATAGAATTCCATAATTCGACGCATGTCTGCATCAAAATCATCAGTAAATTCAAAAAGCGTATTGGCATATCCTTTCTTGGTTTTAAAATCTAAAGAACCTAAAATTAATGGCACTTTTGCATTCTTAGCAATGTGATAGAAACCAGTTCGCCATTGCTCTTTGCTGCTTCTACTTCCTTCTGGTGTAATGACCAAACAAATTTTGTCTTGTTGTTGAATCATATTTATCATGGCTTCGGTTAAACTAATTCTGGTAGTATCTCCATTTTTTGGTGTTCTATCTATAGCAATGCCACCTAATCGTTTAAATAGCACAGAAAATGGAAAAAAGAACAGTTCTTTTTTTATAGCAAACTTTGCAGGAACACCTATGGTATCAAAAATAGCTTTGCCATAAATAAAATCTAAAAACGAAGTATGTGGTGCTACAATCACTACACATTTATTGTACTGTTTGGTTAAGTCGGCATCATATTGCCAACCATTTGCTTTTAACAACAATCTAAAACACCAACTTATCATAAAAAATTATTAAGCATATCTTTTATCAACGCTAAACTTCTCGGGAAATTTTCCATTAATGGTTTTATAAAAATCCATCATTTGTTTCATACACTCTTCTAGTGGTAAACTCGAGTCAATAATCTTGCCAATTCCAGCAATTTTCTTTTTATAATCTAAGTAGCCACACAAAATAGGTACTTTGGCTTTGTGAGCAGCATAATAAAAACCAGTTTTCCATTCTGTTCTTAAAGAACGCGTGCCTTCTGGTGTAATCATAATGTGTAAGTCTTTATTTTCATTAAACAGATTAACCATAGCATCAACCATACTCAGTCTTTCCTCTCCAACTTTTTTTGGTGTTCTATCTATAGCAATACCACCTAAATTCGTCATCATGCGTTTAAACGGAAATCTAAACCATTCTTTTTTAAGTGTAAATCGTACTTTTAAACCCATTAAACTAAATGCAGCCAAAGCAATAATGGCGTCCCAATTGCTGGTATGTGGTGCAGCTAAAACTATCGATTGCTTGTATTGATGTATCATTTCGGTTTGTAATTTCCAACCTTTCAATTTAAACAACCATCTAAATATCCATATCATGCATCAAATGTAAATATAAAATACCATTAGCCAATTATCTTTAATAAAGATTTATATTTGCGGTGTGAAAATTGAGTTAAACGAGCAAGAACAAAGCATTTTAAATATTATTGCCACTGTTGCCAATGAACAAAATATAGAGGCATTTGCTGTTGGTGGTTTTGTAAGAGATAAGTTGTTGAATAGACCTTGTAAGGATATTGATATTGTTTGTGTAGGAAGTGGTATTGAGTTAGCGAAAGGTGTAGCACAAGCTATTTCACCAAAACAAAAAGTCAACTATTTTAAAAACTTTGGAACAGCACAGTTAAAATACAAAGATTTAGATATTGAGTTTGTTGGTGCTAGAAAAGAATCGTACAACAGAGATAGTAGAAATCCGATTGTAGAAGATGGCTCATTTGAAGATGACATTTACAGAAGAGATTTTACCATTAATGCTATGGCAATTAAGCTACACATTAATGCATTAGGCGAACTAATAGATTTAACCAATGGTTACGAAGATTTGCAAAATCAAATGATTAGAACACCATTAGAGGCGAATATCACTTTTAATGATGATCCATTGCGAATGCTAAGAGCCATTCGTTTTGCGACACAGTTGGATTTTAAAATAGAAAAAAATACTTATCAAGCAATTGAACCATTAGCCAATAGATTACAAATTATTTCTAAGGAAAGAATTTTAGACGAACTTAATAAAATCATACAAAGTCCAAAGCCATCTATTGGTTTTAAATTATTGTTCGATACAAAATTACTGCATCAGTTTTTTCCAGAAATGGTGAAATTACAAGGCGTAAGTATTAAAGAAAACTATGGTCATAAAGACAATTTTTATCATACTTTAGAAGTGTTAGACAATGTAGCACGAACTAGCAACGATTTATATTTGCGTTGGGCAGCTATTTTACACGATATTGCTAAACCTGCTACACAAAGATTTGAAGAAGGTCATGGTTGGACATTTCACGGACACGAAGTAGTTGGTGCAAGATGGGTGCCTAAAATCTTTCAACGACTAAAAATGCCTTTAGACGACAGAATGCAATTTGTTCAAAAAATGGTA
Above is a genomic segment from Chitinophagales bacterium containing:
- a CDS encoding HD domain-containing protein — its product is MKIELNEQEQSILNIIATVANEQNIEAFAVGGFVRDKLLNRPCKDIDIVCVGSGIELAKGVAQAISPKQKVNYFKNFGTAQLKYKDLDIEFVGARKESYNRDSRNPIVEDGSFEDDIYRRDFTINAMAIKLHINALGELIDLTNGYEDLQNQMIRTPLEANITFNDDPLRMLRAIRFATQLDFKIEKNTYQAIEPLANRLQIISKERILDELNKIIQSPKPSIGFKLLFDTKLLHQFFPEMVKLQGVSIKENYGHKDNFYHTLEVLDNVARTSNDLYLRWAAILHDIAKPATQRFEEGHGWTFHGHEVVGARWVPKIFQRLKMPLDDRMQFVQKMVLLHLRPISLTKENITDSAIRRLIFDAGDDIDDLMKLCFADITSKNKEKVVRYKKNLALVKEKIIEVEARDHIRNWQPPIDGTEIMQTFNLKPSRAVGEIKDAIKDAILDGEIENSYEAAYNFMMEKAKAMNLN
- a CDS encoding 1-acyl-sn-glycerol-3-phosphate acyltransferase, coding for MISWCFRLLLKANGWQYDADLTKQYNKCVVIVAPHTSFLDFIYGKAIFDTIGVPAKFAIKKELFFFPFSVLFKRLGGIAIDRTPKNGDTTRISLTEAMINMIQQQDKICLVITPEGSRSSKEQWRTGFYHIAKNAKVPLILGSLDFKTKKGYANTLFEFTDDFDADMRRIMEFYKDKIHLGRFPERGSLDKRFV
- a CDS encoding 1-acyl-sn-glycerol-3-phosphate acyltransferase; this encodes MIWIFRWLFKLKGWKLQTEMIHQYKQSIVLAAPHTSNWDAIIALAAFSLMGLKVRFTLKKEWFRFPFKRMMTNLGGIAIDRTPKKVGEERLSMVDAMVNLFNENKDLHIMITPEGTRSLRTEWKTGFYYAAHKAKVPILCGYLDYKKKIAGIGKIIDSSLPLEECMKQMMDFYKTINGKFPEKFSVDKRYA